A genomic window from Punica granatum isolate Tunisia-2019 chromosome 2, ASM765513v2, whole genome shotgun sequence includes:
- the LOC116194654 gene encoding heavy metal-associated isoprenylated plant protein 39 yields MAQKVVLKVLTMADDKTKQKAIEAAADIYGVDSIAADLKEQKLIIIGRMDPVAVVKKLKKVGKVDIVSVGPAKEEEKKEEKKEEKKEEKKEEKKEEKTEEKK; encoded by the exons ATGGCTCAG AAGGTAGTCTTGAAGGTTCTGACTATGGCCGATGACAAGACCAAGCAAAAGGCTATAGAAGCTGCTGCTGATATATATG GTGTGGACTCTATAGCTGCTGATCTGAAAGAGCAGAAGCTGATCATCATCGGCCGGATGGACCCGGTGGCAGTGGTGAAGAAGCTGAAGAAGGTGGGCAAAGTTGATATTGTATCGGTTGGGCCAgcaaaggaagaagagaagaaggaagaaaagaaagaagagaagaaagaggagaagaaggaagagaagaaagaagagaagacaGAAGAGAAGAAGTAG